From a single Kitasatospora sp. NBC_00458 genomic region:
- a CDS encoding sensor histidine kinase, producing the protein MATERPRTTPVARALRACLHLLVAGLLALAVARAAAGRGADLAAVAAAATAMAAVYAAGPLIGAVGRSRRAAGLWLALLGLTWAGVLVATPDGVWLAFPLYFLQLHLLGRRAGPAAVLLTAVAAITAYSAHQHAASVAAAIGPLLGAAVATATVLGYQALYRESEERRRLIDELTAARADLAAAHHAAGVLAERERLAREIHDTLAQSLSSIQLLLRAAQRALPERTGPAAEYVEQARQAAQDNLAEARRFVRGLTPADLESGSLPDALERLCATTTAHSGLPVRLHVSGERVRLPVPHEVALLRIAQSALGNAVQHAGAGRAEMTLSFMAGEVALDLVDDGAGFDPAAVGTRAGPGVGPGPGSGPDAGTASGTGAGAAGGGGFGLPSMRARARALGGTFAVESAPGEGTALAVLLPVPAATTEEPA; encoded by the coding sequence ATGGCGACCGAACGACCACGAACCACCCCCGTCGCCCGAGCACTCCGGGCCTGTCTGCACCTGCTGGTGGCGGGACTGCTCGCGCTCGCCGTCGCGCGGGCCGCCGCCGGCCGGGGCGCCGACCTCGCGGCCGTCGCCGCGGCGGCGACCGCGATGGCCGCCGTCTACGCGGCCGGACCGCTGATCGGCGCCGTCGGCCGCTCCCGCCGGGCCGCCGGGCTCTGGCTGGCGCTGCTCGGCCTCACCTGGGCGGGCGTGCTCGTCGCCACCCCGGACGGGGTCTGGCTGGCCTTCCCGCTGTACTTCCTCCAACTCCACCTGCTCGGCCGCCGGGCCGGGCCGGCCGCGGTGCTGCTCACCGCGGTCGCCGCCATCACCGCCTACTCGGCGCACCAGCACGCCGCCAGCGTCGCGGCCGCGATCGGGCCGCTGCTGGGGGCCGCCGTCGCCACCGCGACCGTCCTCGGCTACCAGGCGCTCTACCGGGAGAGCGAGGAACGGCGCCGCCTCATCGACGAGCTGACCGCCGCCCGCGCCGACCTCGCCGCCGCCCACCACGCGGCCGGCGTCCTCGCGGAACGCGAACGGCTCGCCCGGGAGATCCACGACACCCTCGCGCAGAGCCTCTCCAGCATCCAGCTGCTGCTCCGGGCCGCGCAGCGGGCCCTGCCCGAGCGGACCGGGCCCGCCGCGGAGTACGTCGAACAGGCCCGGCAGGCCGCCCAGGACAACCTCGCCGAGGCGCGCCGCTTCGTCCGCGGGCTAACCCCGGCCGACCTGGAGAGCGGCTCGCTGCCCGACGCCCTGGAGCGGCTCTGCGCCACGACCACGGCGCACAGCGGGCTGCCGGTGCGGCTGCACGTCTCCGGGGAGAGGGTCCGGCTGCCCGTGCCGCACGAGGTGGCGCTGCTGCGGATCGCGCAGTCGGCGCTCGGCAACGCGGTGCAGCACGCGGGGGCCGGCCGTGCGGAGATGACGCTCAGCTTCATGGCGGGGGAGGTCGCGCTGGACCTGGTGGACGACGGGGCGGGCTTCGACCCGGCGGCGGTGGGCACGAGAGCGGGCCCGGGCGTGGGTCCGGGCCCGGGCTCGGGCCCGGACGCGGGTACGGCTTCGGGGACGGGTGCGGGTGCGGCAGGGGGCGGCGGGTTCGGGCTGCCGTCGATGCGGGCCCGGGCCAGGGCGCTCGGCGGCACCTTCGCGGTCGAGTCCGCCCCGGGGGAGGGTACGG